In the genome of Telluria beijingensis, one region contains:
- a CDS encoding TerD family protein, which produces MSTTLQTGHRINLEKSAPGLKRVRIGLGWKVNAAAGHAFDLDSSVFLCRKDADDHPVMISNAHFVYYNHTTSPDGAVVHSGDNRTGDKDGDDEVITVDLARVDPEVMEMPIVVTIHDAEIRKQNFGSVSGAYVKVYNDETGETIAEYNLNEDYSDKTALQFGSLYRREGEWRFQAVGAGFKLNLATFIRKLGGTV; this is translated from the coding sequence ATGTCGACGACGCTCCAGACTGGCCACCGCATCAACCTCGAAAAATCCGCACCGGGCTTGAAGCGCGTTCGGATCGGCCTCGGATGGAAGGTCAATGCGGCCGCTGGCCACGCCTTCGACCTCGATTCGTCGGTGTTCTTGTGCCGCAAGGACGCGGACGACCATCCGGTCATGATCAGCAACGCCCACTTCGTCTACTACAACCACACGACCTCGCCGGATGGCGCGGTGGTGCACTCGGGCGACAACCGCACGGGCGACAAGGATGGCGACGATGAAGTCATCACCGTCGACCTGGCCCGGGTCGATCCGGAGGTCATGGAAATGCCGATCGTGGTGACCATCCACGACGCCGAAATCCGCAAGCAGAACTTCGGCAGCGTGTCCGGCGCCTACGTGAAGGTGTACAACGACGAGACCGGCGAAACGATCGCCGAATACAACCTGAACGAAGACTATTCGGACAAGACCGCATTGCAATTCGGCTCGCTGTACCGCAGGGAGGGAGAATGGCGTTTCCAGGCCGTCGGCGCCGGCTTCAAGCTGAACCTGGCGACCTTCATCCGCAAGCTCGGCGGCACCGTCTGA
- a CDS encoding AbgT family transporter encodes MTAPTTGSPPRGLNRILNFIEVAGNRLPDPAILFALLLAVVWATSWAMSGLVFDDIDPRTGQALEIRNLLAPTALTDFMAKMVNTFVTFPPLGVVLVAMLGLGVAEYTGFINAGLRKILAVTPMFLLTPVLIGVGILSHIAVDAGYVLVIPLGAVIFYAAGRHPLAGIAAAFAGVSGGFSCTFFVPSSLDPLLAGLTQVAARLSSDPAAASIVINPLNNYYFTTASTFLVILVGWFLTDKVIEPRLKKSPVDGDPAGLPKMEPLQPNEIKGLRWAGIAMLLSLALLILSFMPEGSAWRAPDTRELTHSSAPLMQSIVALIFIFFLIPGVVYGYVAGTAKNHRDIVKGMSHAMSGMGYYIVMAFFCAQFIYAFGQSNLGALIALKGALWLREMAFPLGVTMAGIVILSATVNLFIGSASAKWALIAAVMVPMLMELGVSPDMTQAAYRVGDSSTNIITPLLPYFPLIIVFCRKYVQSTGIGTLIALMLPYSLSLIVLWTLFLLGFWALGLPLGIGSTYTYPAVP; translated from the coding sequence ATGACTGCACCAACCACTGGCTCTCCACCGCGCGGCTTGAACCGCATCCTGAACTTCATCGAGGTGGCCGGCAACAGGCTGCCCGATCCGGCGATCCTGTTCGCCCTGCTGCTGGCCGTGGTCTGGGCCACGTCCTGGGCGATGTCCGGCCTGGTCTTCGACGATATCGATCCGCGCACCGGCCAGGCCCTCGAGATCCGCAACCTGCTGGCGCCGACCGCGCTGACCGATTTCATGGCGAAGATGGTCAATACCTTCGTCACCTTCCCTCCGCTGGGCGTCGTGCTGGTGGCGATGCTGGGACTGGGCGTGGCCGAATACACGGGCTTCATCAACGCCGGGCTGCGCAAGATCCTGGCGGTGACGCCGATGTTCCTGCTGACCCCGGTGTTGATCGGCGTCGGCATCCTGAGCCATATCGCTGTCGATGCCGGCTATGTGCTGGTCATCCCGCTAGGCGCCGTCATCTTCTATGCGGCCGGGCGCCATCCGCTGGCCGGCATCGCGGCCGCCTTCGCCGGCGTCTCGGGCGGTTTTTCGTGCACCTTCTTCGTACCTTCCAGCCTGGACCCGCTGCTGGCCGGCCTGACCCAGGTCGCCGCCCGGCTGTCGTCCGATCCGGCCGCCGCCTCGATCGTGATCAACCCGCTCAACAACTACTATTTCACGACCGCGTCGACTTTCCTGGTGATCCTGGTCGGCTGGTTCCTGACCGACAAGGTCATCGAGCCGCGGCTGAAGAAATCACCGGTCGACGGCGACCCTGCCGGCCTGCCCAAGATGGAGCCGCTGCAGCCGAACGAGATCAAGGGCCTGCGCTGGGCCGGCATCGCGATGCTTCTCAGCCTGGCTTTGCTGATCCTGTCGTTCATGCCCGAAGGTTCGGCCTGGCGCGCGCCGGACACGCGCGAGCTGACCCATTCGTCGGCGCCGCTGATGCAGTCGATCGTCGCGCTGATTTTCATCTTCTTCCTGATTCCCGGCGTGGTCTACGGCTATGTCGCCGGCACCGCGAAGAACCACCGCGACATCGTCAAGGGCATGAGCCATGCCATGAGCGGCATGGGTTACTACATCGTCATGGCCTTCTTCTGCGCGCAGTTCATCTATGCCTTCGGGCAATCGAACCTGGGCGCCCTGATCGCGCTCAAAGGTGCGCTGTGGCTCAGGGAGATGGCGTTCCCGCTGGGCGTCACGATGGCCGGCATCGTGATCCTGTCGGCCACGGTCAACCTGTTCATCGGCTCGGCGTCCGCCAAATGGGCCCTGATCGCGGCGGTGATGGTGCCGATGCTGATGGAACTCGGCGTCTCGCCGGACATGACGCAGGCGGCCTACCGGGTGGGCGACTCCTCGACCAATATCATCACGCCCCTGCTGCCGTACTTCCCCCTGATCATCGTCTTTTGCCGCAAATACGTGCAGTCGACGGGCATCGGGACCCTTATCGCGCTGATGCTGCCCTATTCGCTCAGCCTGATCGTGCTGTGGACCTTGTTCCTGCTCGGCTTCTGGGCACTGGGGCTGCCGCTGGGCATCGGCTCCACGTACACCTATCCGGCAGTACCTTGA